From Aspergillus chevalieri M1 DNA, chromosome 4, nearly complete sequence, a single genomic window includes:
- a CDS encoding uncharacterized protein (COG:G;~EggNog:ENOG410PHNV;~InterPro:IPR010720,IPR017853,IPR013780;~PFAM:PF06964;~SECRETED:SignalP(1-25);~go_function: GO:0046556 - alpha-L-arabinofuranosidase activity [Evidence IEA];~go_process: GO:0046373 - L-arabinose metabolic process [Evidence IEA]) has protein sequence MVAFSTLSGLSAFSLLFSLIQHVHGVSLEVSTEGGNSSSPLLYGFMFEDINYSNDGGIYGQLLQNNGLQGSSPNLTAWASVGDATISVDAENPLTSAIPHSLKLDVPEGTTGQVGFTNEGYWGIPVDGSTFQNYFWIKGDFSNSVTIRLVGTNSGTEYASTSVEVSSNADEFTYVTTSFPTTKAPDGDVLYELTVDGELIAGKSLNFGLLQLFPETYKSRYNGLKPQLANALESVKGSFLRFPGGNNLEGDTEETRWKWNETIGPVEDRPGHQGTWTYYNTDGLGLMEYFYWCEDLNLTPVLGVWAGFSLESGGNTPFTGDALQPYIDDVLNELEFVLGDSSTTYGSLRATYGHEEPFNVNLVEIGNEDNLGGGCESYAERFTAFYDAIHAAYPDLTLIASTDNASCLPSTIPEGAWVDFHDYNTADGLVSEFNLFDNKDRSVPYFIGEYSRWEIDWPSMKNSVAEAVYMIGLERNSDVVKMAAYAPLLQLVNSTQWTPDLIPFTQNPTDMVIETVSYYVQQMFSVNRGDTIKEVTSDSAFGPVYWVASSAGNKYYVKLANYGSETQDVTVSIPGLSSGKLTVLADNDPEASNTDTQTLVTPSEKDVTGENGSFSFTLPAWSVAVLAAN, from the exons ATGGTTGCCTTCTCGACTCTCTCGGGCCTCAGTGCCTTTTCCTTGTTGTTCTCTCTTATCCAACATGTTCATGGTGTGTCGTTGGAGGTGTCCACCGAGGGTGGAAACTCATCCAGTCCTCTCCTGTATGGATTCATGTTTGAG GATATTAATTACTCAAACGATGGAGGCATCTACGGCCAGCTGCTTCAAAACAACGGTCTTCAGGGCAGCTCGCCCAACCTCACTGCGTGGGCTAGCGTGGGAGATGCCACGATTTCAGTGGACGCAGAAAACCCATTGACATCAGCCATCCCCCACAGCTTGAAACTGGATGTTCCCGAGGGCACCACGGGCCAGGTCGGATTCACCAACGAGGGTTATTGGGGTATTCCCGTGGATGGCAGTACATTCCAGAATTATTTCTGGATCAAAGGAGACTTCTCCAACAGTGTCACTATCCGTCTGGTCGGTACCAACAGTGGCACGGAATATGCGTCGACGTCTGTTGAAGTTTCATCCAATGCGGATGAATTCACCTATGTCACTACTTCGTTCCCTACGACCAAGGCTCCGGATGGAGATGTTCTGTATGAGCTGACTGTCGACGGCGAGTTGATTGCTGGCAAGTCGCTCAActttggtcttctccagcttTTCCCAGAGACCTACAAGTCAAG GTACAACGGACTGAAGCCCCAACTGGCAAATGCCCTGGAATCTGTCAAGGGATCTTTCCTGCGGTTCCCCGGTGGTAACAACTT GGAGGGAGACACCGAGGAGACGCGGTGGAAATGGAATGAGACCATTGGTCCTGTAGAGGACCGCCCAGGACATCAAGGAACCTGGACTTACTACAACACTGACGGATTAG GCCTCATGGAATATTTCTACTGGTGTGAAGACTTGAACCTGACTCCTGTTCTGGGAGTGTGGGCTGGCTTTTCCCTTGAATCGGGAGGTAACACTCCGTTTACGGGCGATGCACTGCAGCCTTATATCGATGATGTCCTGAATGAGTTAGAG TTCGTCTTGGGTGACTCAAGTACCACCTACGGCTCTCTCCGGGCAACTTACGGCCACGAGGAACCATTCAACGTGAACTTAGTCGAAATCGGCAACGAGGATAACCTGGGCGGAGGCTGCGAGAGCTACGCGGAACGATTCACTGCCTTCTACGACGCGATACACGCAGCCTATCCCGATCTCACTCTCATCGCAAGCACGGACAATGCTTCTTGCCTTCCTAGCACCATACCTGAAGGCGCATGGGTGGACTTCCACGACTACAACACAGCCGACGGCCTCGTGAGCGAGTTCAACTTGTTCGATAACAAGGACCGCTCGGTGCCGTATTTCATTGGCGAGTACTCTCGATGGGAAATCGACTGGCCCTCTATGAAGAACTCCGTCGCGGAAGCAGTGTACATGATCGGATTGGAGAGAAACAGCGATGTCGTGAAGATGGCGGCTTATGCGCCGTTGCTGCAACTGGTTAACTCGACTCAATGGACG CCCGATTTGATCCCCTTCACGCAAAACCCAACAGACATGGTCATCGAAACGGTCAGCTACTACGTTCAACAAATGTTCTCCGTCAACCGCGGCGATACCATCAAAGAGGTCACGTCAGACTCCGCATTTGGCCCCGTTTACTGGGTTGCCTCTAGTGCCGGGAACAAATACTATGTCAAGTTGGCCAATTACGGCTCCGAGACACAGGATGTGACCGTCTCGATCCCAGGGTTGAGCAGCGGAAAACTGACTGTGCTCGCGGATAATGACCCTGAGGCGTCTAACACGGATACTCAGACTCTTGTTACGCCTTCTGAGAAGGATGTTACTGGCGAGAATGGGTCGTTTAGCTTTACCTTGCCGGCGTGGTCGGTTGCGGTTCTTGCTGCCAACTAG
- a CDS encoding putative 2,3-diketo-5-methylthio-1-phosphopentane phosphatase (COG:E;~EggNog:ENOG410PK8K;~InterPro:IPR036412,IPR023214;~PFAM:PF12710) yields MWGSLTIPIEDGFDTMRNNMSMDPKFKEFHEFCMENNISFNVISAGLRPILRKVLDAFLGAQESSNINIVANDADIDGSTPWKPIWLHETELGHDKALSVNQGRAEAASACVEGEIPLIIFIGDGVSDLTAAREADILFARKGLKLEEYCNKNQIPYIPFETFADIKKEVQHIMKEDLEKTGGTGIPARFNPRANMWRRISSKQAVPKFAAATPSNEEKMFLWPEAFSDYQPKAVPQDGSV; encoded by the exons ATGTGGGGGTCTCTGACCATCCCTATTGAAGATGGCTTTGATACCATGCGGAATAACATGTCCATGGATCCAAAGTTCAAGGAGTTCCATGAATTCTGCATGGAGAATAATATCTCGTTTAATGTTATTAGTGCTGGGTTGAGGCCTATCCTTAGGAAGGTGTTGGATGCGTTTTTGGGGGCGCAGGAG TCCTCTAATATCAACATTGTGGCCAACGACGCTGATATCGACGGCTCTACACCCTGGAAGCCCATCTGGTTGCACGAGACAGAATTAGGCCATGACAAGGCCCTCTCCGTCAACCAGGGCCGTGCCGAAGCCGCTTCAGCTTGCGTCGAGGGCGAAATCCCGcttatcatcttcatcggcgACGGTGTCTCGGATCTCACGGCAGCCCGGGAAGCAGATATCCTCTTTGCACGGAAGGGCCTGAAGCTAGAGGAATACTGCAATAAAAACCAGATCCCGTATATCCCGTTCGAAACGTTCGCGGATATCAAGAAGGAAGTCCAGCATATCATGAAGGAGGACCTTGAGAAGACCGGTGGTACTGGTATCCCGGCACGATTCAACCCTCGCGCCAACATGTGGCGTCGGATTTCGAGCAAGCAGGCT GTGCCGAAATTCGCGGCTGCTACTCCGTCCAACGAAGAAAAGATGTTCCTGTGGCCAGAGGCCTTTTCCGACTACCAGCCCAAGGCTGTTCCTCAGGATGGTTCTGTATAG
- a CDS encoding uncharacterized protein (COG:K;~EggNog:ENOG410Q1WU;~InterPro:IPR036864,IPR007219,IPR001138;~PFAM:PF00172,PF04082;~go_function: GO:0000981 - DNA-binding transcription factor activity, RNA polymerase II-specific [Evidence IEA];~go_function: GO:0003677 - DNA binding [Evidence IEA];~go_function: GO:0008270 - zinc ion binding [Evidence IEA];~go_process: GO:0006351 - transcription, DNA-templated [Evidence IEA];~go_process: GO:0006355 - regulation of transcription, DNA-templated [Evidence IEA]): MESKQTYKPLAPKVPKTNENQAPGPYFNAYRDTRVSTACSSCRSRQIKCDGVAPCGNCRKFQAECIIDENSDNRRNATLKRKFDSLENDRELLIQLMESFRNSDDNRVHALLNLIRSNAPLFELKSYIDNQLNRESSPKLAVVGEEIRRLQQAKPRAHRNVMDVRRLCDQAVYRVPAKPWTTVTDDDEFVSHLISLYFTWYHPCFPWIDREIFLRDMKAGNADSEFCSPFLVNSLLADACAYSDYAEAYADSEDLSTRGAHFFAEAKRCLEEEEGRFTVATVQGLEVLSVCAFLMGKDRRGWVYQGQLAFAAKELARSTHSAPSNATAKSPDLAQATNFTFWGLYVITMASAMAYHKPSLVEKPDRPCPHVAHDHHKDLWYPYPAQSDGYSTHPLCHFNNLCELTIVINNWCQFLFGDSDKPAFDRVKELTESVDRRLSEWQQGLPPCLDLNIEGALLPQVLCLHMYYHNIVITIFGFAKNAENEDDETGRSSAFHKYAADRCLRSAREISNLMKLHRSFWGLDIFPAGHIQWITVSLFTLLEGRDDPANREAFTNLSIAAKTASRRWTLGKGMLRAVQVTAGKMAVSMPPETDLLFADFEQQIRNSKDREGLNSLYPNFAVSTGSIQTDEVELDKFLEKWDALGVSESNEPDV, from the exons ATGGAATCGAAGCAAACATACAAACCCTTAGCTCCCAAAGTGCCCAAGACCAATGAAAACCAAGCCCCGGGCCCGTATTTTAATGCATACCGTGATACTCGGGTCTCGACTGCTTGTTCTTCCTGCCGGTCTCGACAGATAAAG TGTGATGGGGTGGCACCATGTGGGAATTGCCGCAAATTTCAGGCTGAATGCATCATCGACGAGAACAGCGATAACCGCCGAAACGCGACTCTCAAGCGCAAATTTGATAGCCTAGAAAATGACCGTGAACTCCTGatacagctcatggagaGCTTCCGCAATAGTGATGATAACCGTGTCCATGCGCTTCTGAATCTGATCCGTAGTAATGCACCCCTATTCGAGCTCAAATCCTACATCGACAACCAACTAAACAGAGAGTCATCGCCCAAGCTGGCTGTGGTCGGTGAGGAGATCCGACGGCTACAGCAAGCCAAACCCAGGGCTCATCGGAATGTTATGGATGTCAGGCGACTCTGCGATCAGGCAGTGTACCGTGTACCCGCGAAACCGTGGACAACAGTTACTGATGACGACGAATTTGTATCGCACCTCATCTCACTTTACTTCACCTGGTACCATCCATGCTTTCCGTGGATTGATCGGGAGATCTTTCTCCGCGATATGAAAGCAGGCAATGCTGACTCTGAATTCTGCTCTCCTTTTCTTGTGAACTCACTTCTGGCTGATGCATGC GCCTACTCCGATTATGCTGAAGCCTATGCAGATTCAGAAGATCTATCAACAAGGGGTGCGCACTTCTTTGCTGAGGCAAAGAGATGCctcgaggaggaggaagggcGGTTCACTGTAGCAACAGTACAGGGACTTGAGGTTCTGTCTGTGTG CGCGTTCTTGATGGGAAAAGACCGGCGTGGTTGGGTATACCAAGGACAGTTGGCCTTTGCAGCTAAGGAGCTGGCCAGATCCACTCACTCAGCCCCTTCGAATGCCACCGCGAAGTCTCCCGATCTGGCACAGGCTACTAACTTCACATTCTGGGGATTATATGTCATTACGAT GGCAAGTGCCATGGCTTATCACAAACCCTCGCTGGTCGAAAAGCCTGACCGTCCATGTCCACACGTTGCGCATGATCACCATAAAGATCTATGGTATCCTTATCCAGCGCAAAGTGATGGGTATTCAACACACCCTCTATGTCATTTCAACAATCTGTGTGAGTTGACTATTGTCATCAACAACTGGTGCCAGTTTCTCTTCGGTGATTCAGATAAGCCTGCATTTGACAGGGTCAAAGAATTGACTGAAAGCGTTGACCGCCGCTTATCTGAATGGCAACAAGGGCTGCCGCCGTGTCTTGATCTGAACATCGAAGGAGCCTTGCTTCCACAGGTGCTATGCCTTCA CATGTATTATCATAACATTGTCATCACCATCTTCGGCTTTGCCAAGAATGCAGAaaatgaggatgatgagacCGGCCGTTCCTCAGCATTCCACAAGTATGCCGCTGACAGATGTTTACGCTCTGCGCGGGAAATCTCAAACCTGATGAAACTACACCGATCATTTTGGGGGCTAGACATCTTCCCAGCTGGTCACATTCAATGGATCACAGTGTCTCTCTTCACCTTACTCGAAGGCCGGGACGACCCCGCAAACCGCGAGGCATTCACAAACCTCAGCATAGCCGCCAAGACCGCCTCACGACGCTGGACTCTCGGAAAAGGCATGCTGCGGGCTGTCCAGGTCACGGCAGGGAAAATGGCAGTGTCCATGCCGCCAGAGACTGATTTGCTTTTTGCGGATTTTGAGCAACAGATTCGGAACTCGAAGGATCGGGAAGGGTTGAATAGCTTGTATCCGAACTTTGCGGTCTCGACTGGGTCTATTCAGACTGATGAGGTTGAACTTGATAAGTTCTTGGAGAAATGGGATGCTCTGGGTGTCTCTGAGTCCAATGAGCCAGACGTCTGA